Proteins encoded in a region of the Geobacillus genomosp. 3 genome:
- a CDS encoding heavy metal translocating P-type ATPase, with the protein MGEPKTVTLHITGMTCAACSNRIEKVLNKLDGVKANVNLAMERATIQFDPGKQRLAEIAAKIEQLGYGVAKETVALDISGMTCAACAARIEKGLKRMDGVTTAAVNLATNSAIVEYQEGVLSVEDVIKKIEHLGYKGRLRGEQQGARRDDEEWKQKRFRLILSTVLSLPLLYTMIAHLPFGLGLPMPHWLMNPWVQLLLATPVQFYIGGPFYLGAYRALRNKSANMDVLVALGTSAAYFYSFYEALKTLADPAYAPRLYFETSAVLITLVLVGKYAEALAKGRTTEAISKLLSLQAKEATVIRDGTEQKVPLEQVVVGDTIIVRPGEKIPVDGTVIAGASSVDESMITGESIPVDKKEGDPVIGATINQNGILTIRAEKVGKDTALAHIVRIVEEAQGSKAPIQRMADIISGIFVPIVVAIAAVSFLVWYFIVAPGDITAALEAAIAVLVIACPCALGLATPTSIMVGTGKGAEYGILFKGGEYLERTQQIEAVLLDKTGTVTKGKPEVTDVIALRDDMLVYAVSAESASEHPLAQAIVAYGKEHGIAPKPLDRFSAIAGHGIEAVVDGQFVLVGTRKLMTERSVDISSEEERMAALEAQGKTAMLVAVNGKPAGLIAVADTVKESSKQAIRALTQMGIDVYMVTGDNRRTAEAIANEVGIRHVYAEVLPEEKANIVARLQQQGKRVAMVGDGINDAPALAKADIGMAIGTGTDVAIETADVTLVGGDLAHIPQAIELSRKTMRNIRQNLFWALFYNTVGIPVAAAGLLEPWIAGAAMAFSSVSVVANALRLKRVKLS; encoded by the coding sequence ATGGGAGAACCCAAAACGGTGACGCTTCACATCACCGGCATGACGTGTGCCGCCTGCTCCAACCGGATTGAAAAAGTGTTGAACAAACTAGACGGGGTCAAGGCGAACGTCAACTTGGCCATGGAAAGGGCGACGATTCAGTTCGATCCGGGAAAACAGCGCCTGGCGGAGATCGCGGCGAAAATTGAGCAATTGGGATATGGCGTCGCGAAGGAAACCGTGGCGCTCGATATTTCCGGGATGACGTGCGCGGCGTGCGCGGCGCGGATTGAAAAAGGGCTGAAGCGGATGGACGGCGTCACCACGGCCGCAGTCAACTTGGCGACGAACAGCGCCATCGTCGAATACCAAGAAGGGGTGCTGTCCGTTGAGGACGTGATCAAGAAAATCGAGCATCTTGGATACAAAGGCCGCCTCCGCGGCGAGCAGCAGGGCGCCCGCCGCGATGACGAGGAATGGAAACAAAAGCGGTTTCGGCTGATATTGTCAACGGTGCTCTCGCTCCCGCTGTTGTATACGATGATCGCCCATTTGCCGTTTGGCCTCGGTCTGCCGATGCCGCATTGGTTGATGAATCCGTGGGTGCAGCTTTTGCTGGCGACTCCGGTGCAGTTTTACATCGGCGGCCCGTTTTATCTCGGCGCGTACCGGGCGTTGCGCAACAAAAGCGCAAACATGGATGTGCTTGTCGCCCTCGGCACGTCGGCCGCCTACTTTTATAGTTTCTATGAGGCGCTCAAAACGTTGGCTGACCCGGCGTATGCGCCGCGGCTGTATTTTGAGACGAGCGCGGTGCTGATTACGCTCGTTTTGGTCGGCAAATATGCCGAGGCGCTCGCCAAAGGGCGGACGACGGAAGCCATTTCGAAGCTGTTGAGCCTGCAGGCGAAAGAGGCGACGGTCATCCGCGACGGAACCGAACAAAAAGTGCCGCTCGAACAAGTCGTCGTCGGTGATACGATCATCGTCCGGCCGGGCGAAAAAATTCCGGTGGACGGAACGGTCATCGCCGGGGCCTCATCGGTCGATGAATCGATGATTACGGGCGAATCGATTCCGGTCGATAAAAAGGAAGGCGACCCCGTCATTGGCGCGACGATCAACCAAAACGGCATTTTGACGATCCGGGCGGAAAAGGTCGGGAAAGATACAGCGCTCGCCCACATCGTCCGCATTGTGGAGGAAGCGCAAGGATCCAAAGCGCCGATTCAGCGGATGGCCGACATCATCTCCGGCATTTTCGTCCCGATTGTCGTCGCCATTGCGGCCGTGTCGTTTCTCGTTTGGTACTTCATCGTGGCGCCGGGCGACATCACCGCCGCTTTGGAAGCGGCCATTGCCGTGCTCGTCATCGCCTGCCCATGCGCGCTCGGCTTGGCGACGCCGACTTCGATTATGGTCGGCACCGGCAAGGGGGCGGAGTACGGCATTCTCTTTAAAGGAGGTGAGTACTTAGAGAGAACGCAGCAAATCGAAGCGGTGTTGCTCGATAAGACGGGAACGGTGACAAAAGGCAAACCGGAAGTGACCGATGTCATCGCGCTCCGGGACGACATGCTTGTGTATGCCGTTTCGGCCGAGAGCGCTTCGGAACATCCGCTGGCGCAAGCGATCGTCGCGTACGGGAAAGAACACGGGATCGCGCCGAAACCGCTTGACCGCTTCTCGGCTATTGCCGGCCATGGCATTGAGGCGGTGGTGGACGGCCAATTTGTGTTGGTCGGCACGCGCAAACTGATGACGGAACGGTCAGTTGACATCTCGAGCGAAGAGGAACGAATGGCGGCGCTTGAAGCGCAAGGGAAAACAGCGATGCTTGTCGCCGTCAACGGAAAACCGGCGGGCTTGATCGCTGTGGCGGATACGGTGAAAGAAAGCTCGAAACAGGCCATTCGTGCGTTAACGCAAATGGGCATTGACGTGTACATGGTGACAGGCGACAACCGCCGCACCGCAGAAGCCATCGCCAACGAAGTCGGCATTCGCCATGTGTATGCGGAAGTGCTGCCGGAAGAGAAGGCGAACATTGTCGCCAGGCTGCAGCAACAAGGAAAACGGGTGGCGATGGTCGGCGACGGCATTAACGACGCCCCGGCCTTGGCGAAAGCCGATATCGGCATGGCGATCGGCACCGGCACCGATGTAGCGATTGAAACGGCCGACGTGACGCTGGTCGGCGGCGATTTGGCCCATATCCCGCAGGCGATCGAGTTGAGCCGGAAAACGATGAGAAACATCCGCCAAAACTTGTTTTGGGCGCTGTTTTACAACACGGTCGGCATTCCGGTCGCAGCCGCCGGCTTGTTGGAGCCATGGATCGCCGGCGCGGCGATGGCGTTTAGCTCCGTTTCGGTCGTGGCCAATGCGCTTCGCTTAAAACGGGTGAAACTATCATGA
- the copZ gene encoding copper chaperone CopZ gives MTITLQVQGMTCGHCKAAVTNALQQLDGVRRVDVHLEQGTVDVEYDEAKVTVDQLKTAIEDQGYDVV, from the coding sequence ATGACGATCACGTTACAAGTGCAAGGAATGACATGCGGCCATTGCAAAGCGGCCGTCACCAATGCGCTGCAACAACTCGATGGCGTCCGCCGGGTCGACGTCCATTTGGAACAAGGAACGGTCGATGTGGAGTACGATGAAGCGAAAGTGACCGTTGACCAGTTGAAAACCGCGATTGAAGACCAAGGGTACGATGTCGTCTGA
- a CDS encoding YdhK family protein, with product MKNWRMLVGAASLTAALLASACAGAGNDEAAPNEQAGQEETHNAHSGHEGMNHSGSGDVPAGLEEAKNPAYPVGSKVIIHADHMPGMNGAKATVTGAFDTTVYTVTYTPTTGGKPVKNHKWVIHEEIENAGNKPFQPGDEVVLNADHMEGMKGAKAVIDSAKQTTVYMVDYIDTETGKKVTNHKWVTEDELSPAN from the coding sequence ATGAAAAACTGGAGAATGTTGGTTGGGGCGGCTTCCCTAACAGCAGCGTTGTTGGCATCCGCCTGCGCCGGCGCCGGAAACGACGAAGCCGCGCCCAATGAACAAGCCGGCCAGGAGGAAACCCATAATGCCCACAGCGGCCATGAAGGAATGAACCACTCCGGCTCCGGCGACGTTCCGGCGGGATTGGAAGAGGCGAAAAACCCGGCCTATCCGGTCGGAAGCAAGGTCATCATCCATGCCGACCATATGCCGGGGATGAATGGGGCGAAAGCAACCGTCACCGGCGCATTTGACACAACCGTCTACACCGTGACGTACACTCCGACGACCGGCGGGAAACCAGTCAAAAACCACAAATGGGTCATCCACGAAGAAATTGAAAACGCCGGTAACAAACCATTCCAGCCGGGCGATGAAGTCGTCTTGAACGCCGATCATATGGAAGGGATGAAAGGGGCCAAAGCGGTCATTGATTCGGCGAAACAAACGACGGTGTATATGGTCGATTACATTGATACAGAAACCGGTAAAAAAGTGACAAACCACAAATGGGTGACTGAAGACGAGCTGTCGCCGGCCAACTAA
- a CDS encoding amino acid permease yields MEQSRPQLQKGLLPRHVQLIALGGMIGTGIFKGSAEAIHIAGPSVVLTYLIGGVLLFLIMAALAEMAIAYPGSNVQHLIRRAFGFRLSWIVGWLYWINWTLVTVVELLAAGSFLNYWFPSAPLWLLALLCACLIMGLNLFPVKYYGEAEFWLAGLKVVALVVFIVLGAGVWAGVIPSDMDGSFPSAGDGGWFPHGLAGTLSALLIVMFSYGGAELIGVAVTEMKDADRVLPRVIRTTIWRVVGFYLLPMAIICGIMPWNTVSETNSPFVQVLEAIGLPGAAHVMNAVLLIAVLSAANTGVYATSRLLYTMAEQGEASRRLQWTTKHGVPLYGMGMVAICIAAGVIGAYLAPGRIIGELMTIPGFTVLIVWMMIGAAQLKLRPHYQTKPFFQTKGFPYTTVAAVGALGAIWLGFLLQGEHRIGSFLCVAVFVLLAICSTIQEKQQHEPKTPRRTA; encoded by the coding sequence ATGGAACAATCCCGTCCCCAGCTGCAAAAAGGACTATTGCCCCGCCACGTTCAGCTGATCGCGTTAGGGGGGATGATCGGCACCGGCATTTTTAAAGGAAGCGCCGAGGCCATTCATATCGCCGGACCAAGCGTCGTGCTCACGTACTTGATCGGCGGCGTGCTGTTGTTTTTGATTATGGCTGCACTGGCCGAGATGGCGATCGCGTACCCGGGTTCGAACGTTCAACATTTGATCCGCCGGGCGTTTGGCTTTCGCCTGTCATGGATCGTCGGGTGGCTGTATTGGATCAATTGGACGTTGGTCACCGTGGTCGAACTGCTGGCTGCCGGCAGCTTTCTGAACTATTGGTTTCCGTCTGCGCCGTTATGGCTGCTTGCACTTCTATGCGCGTGTTTGATCATGGGGTTGAATCTTTTCCCTGTGAAGTATTACGGAGAAGCGGAATTTTGGCTGGCCGGCCTGAAAGTGGTAGCGCTAGTAGTGTTTATCGTGCTCGGGGCGGGCGTATGGGCTGGCGTGATCCCGAGCGACATGGACGGCTCGTTTCCGTCCGCCGGCGACGGCGGGTGGTTTCCGCATGGACTGGCCGGTACGCTCAGCGCCTTGCTTATCGTGATGTTTTCCTATGGCGGAGCGGAGCTGATCGGGGTGGCGGTGACGGAGATGAAAGACGCCGACCGGGTGCTGCCGCGCGTCATCCGCACAACGATCTGGCGGGTTGTCGGCTTTTATCTTTTGCCAATGGCCATTATTTGCGGCATTATGCCATGGAACACCGTCTCGGAAACGAACAGCCCGTTCGTCCAAGTGTTGGAAGCGATCGGGTTGCCCGGCGCGGCCCATGTCATGAACGCGGTGTTGCTCATTGCCGTCTTATCGGCGGCCAATACGGGCGTCTATGCGACTTCCCGGCTGCTGTACACCATGGCCGAACAAGGAGAAGCAAGCCGCCGCTTGCAGTGGACGACGAAACATGGGGTTCCGCTGTACGGGATGGGCATGGTCGCCATCTGCATCGCCGCCGGCGTGATCGGCGCCTACTTGGCGCCCGGGCGGATCATCGGAGAATTGATGACGATCCCCGGGTTTACGGTGCTGATCGTTTGGATGATGATCGGCGCCGCTCAACTGAAGCTGCGGCCGCATTACCAAACGAAGCCGTTTTTCCAAACGAAAGGGTTTCCGTACACGACGGTAGCGGCGGTCGGGGCGCTCGGAGCGATTTGGCTTGGCTTTTTGCTTCAAGGAGAGCACCGGATCGGTTCGTTCCTCTGTGTGGCGGTCTTCGTTCTGTTAGCCATCTGTTCAACCATCCAAGAAAAACAGCAGCATGAACCGAAAACGCCGAGGCGGACGGCGTAA
- a CDS encoding PH domain-containing protein, whose protein sequence is MRYDHGKPISIKAVTVWRLTGALGTLASGVVVGGVMWLLLRFHAPPWLWAVLAGVWVVEAIVWVVWLPPLRQKRWRYDIREEEIDIQRGVWSTRRTLIPMARVQYVDVRQGPLLKRYKLASIAVFTAAAAHEIPALRMDEAERLCRLIAEWAKVADSDDV, encoded by the coding sequence ATGCGGTACGATCACGGCAAACCGATCTCGATCAAAGCAGTCACCGTGTGGCGCTTGACCGGAGCGCTCGGAACGTTGGCTTCCGGCGTGGTGGTCGGGGGAGTCATGTGGTTGCTTTTGCGCTTTCATGCTCCTCCTTGGCTATGGGCGGTGTTGGCCGGCGTTTGGGTGGTGGAAGCGATCGTATGGGTCGTCTGGCTCCCTCCGTTGCGGCAAAAACGTTGGCGCTATGACATTCGCGAAGAAGAGATTGACATTCAGCGAGGGGTCTGGTCCACGAGACGGACTTTGATCCCGATGGCTCGCGTTCAGTACGTCGATGTGCGCCAAGGCCCGCTTTTGAAGCGGTACAAGCTGGCCTCCATCGCGGTGTTCACGGCGGCGGCTGCCCATGAAATTCCCGCCCTGCGGATGGACGAAGCAGAGCGGCTTTGCCGTTTGATTGCCGAGTGGGCGAAGGTGGCAGATAGCGATGATGTCTAA
- a CDS encoding PH domain-containing protein — translation MMSKRRLHPVAILSGVGKELKNMIVPLLVIIAAGSRNRFSWRDFIVPLAAVVYTVVMGVLSWIRFTYAWDEDRLLVEEGVFVRKRRSIPLERIHGMSVTEGVWQRMAGVVQVHIEAAGHVLGEAEVMLRAISREEARQLQRCVEQAKRKAETIDHPASNANRCPPPALFTLSMKEVWIVSLTSGGTLGVVVALGAFLSQLVDFIPYEALVRDIQSTWNGHSRWFLGGFVFVVLFAAYGVAIVQNMVRYASFAVRKQEDTIVITRGWLERKSVSIPVARVQGVVIHENWLRRLFGYASVSLIHAGGGLDGGEAGDVVLCPLIKKNRVASIMQTCLSEYDPTVAFHPLPKRAKSRYMLRPLCWLVIPAVLAAYVERPWGVMAFLLLPFGAWIGACRFHLAGWALSPGQLALRSGLFRQTTTYVLKRHVQSFQSSATWWQKRKRLTTISVSVMPLGTRARVVDVDEANAVVMSRWLEGKRKK, via the coding sequence ATGATGTCTAAACGTCGTCTCCATCCGGTCGCGATTCTCTCGGGGGTTGGAAAAGAATTGAAGAATATGATCGTTCCGTTGCTCGTGATCATCGCAGCCGGCAGCCGCAACCGCTTCTCTTGGCGGGATTTCATCGTGCCGCTGGCGGCTGTCGTATACACCGTGGTGATGGGCGTTCTTTCGTGGATCCGCTTTACGTACGCTTGGGATGAAGATCGCTTGCTCGTGGAAGAAGGGGTGTTTGTCCGCAAAAGACGTTCGATTCCGTTGGAGCGCATTCATGGGATGTCGGTCACGGAAGGCGTATGGCAGCGGATGGCAGGGGTTGTCCAAGTGCATATTGAAGCGGCAGGCCATGTGCTAGGTGAAGCGGAAGTGATGCTGCGGGCCATCTCACGGGAAGAGGCCCGCCAACTGCAACGATGTGTCGAACAAGCGAAAAGGAAGGCGGAAACCATTGACCATCCGGCGTCCAACGCAAACCGCTGTCCGCCTCCTGCCCTGTTTACGTTATCGATGAAAGAAGTTTGGATCGTTTCATTAACAAGCGGCGGCACGCTTGGCGTGGTCGTGGCGTTAGGGGCGTTTTTGTCGCAATTAGTCGACTTCATTCCATATGAAGCGCTCGTTCGCGATATTCAGTCGACATGGAACGGGCATAGCCGTTGGTTTCTAGGGGGATTCGTCTTCGTCGTTTTGTTTGCCGCTTATGGAGTAGCCATCGTGCAAAACATGGTCCGATACGCTTCGTTTGCCGTGCGGAAACAAGAAGATACGATTGTGATCACCCGTGGATGGCTGGAGCGAAAATCGGTGTCAATCCCTGTTGCCCGCGTTCAAGGCGTCGTCATTCATGAGAATTGGCTGCGCCGATTGTTCGGATATGCTTCGGTGTCCTTGATTCATGCCGGTGGAGGGCTCGATGGCGGCGAAGCGGGCGATGTGGTGCTTTGTCCGCTGATCAAAAAGAATCGGGTGGCGTCGATTATGCAAACTTGCTTGTCTGAATATGATCCCACCGTCGCCTTTCATCCATTGCCGAAGCGAGCCAAGTCCCGTTATATGCTTCGCCCGCTATGTTGGCTTGTGATTCCGGCTGTTTTGGCGGCGTATGTTGAACGTCCGTGGGGAGTGATGGCTTTCTTGTTATTGCCATTCGGGGCATGGATCGGCGCATGCCGCTTCCATCTCGCAGGCTGGGCGCTTTCGCCGGGGCAGCTCGCTCTTCGCAGCGGCCTGTTTCGGCAAACGACGACATATGTCTTGAAACGCCACGTACAATCGTTCCAATCATCGGCGACATGGTGGCAAAAGCGAAAGCGGCTTACAACCATTTCCGTTTCCGTCATGCCGCTTGGCACCCGCGCCCGCGTCGTCGATGTGGATGAAGCAAATGCGGTTGTCATGTCCCGCTGGCTCGAAGGGAAACGGAAGAAATAA
- a CDS encoding DNA polymerase IV translates to MPRERESRGRVIFHIDCNSFFASCEIARDPSLRGRPIVVAGDPKERRGIVLAASYAAKQQFGIYTTMPLTEAKKRCPSLVVRPPDFAFYREMSRRLFQWLERFPHVLERASIDEGYLDVTNRASIVHPLAFARHIQQGLLEQLSIPVSIGIAPNKFLAKMASEMKKPLGITVLRKRDVPHVLWPLPVEQMHGVGDKTARKLQALGLRTIGDMAKADRTLLERTFGVFGLRLHERANGIDPRPVDPEAAEKWKSVGNSTTLPHDADDEQELRAVLRQLAESVSARMKQKRVVSRTVQLTIRYHDFRTITRSQTEAAPLQTADDLFRAAARLLKRHWDGRPVRLLGVAALRVFDEREEGKQLDLFHYEEEAKAEALRKTVEQLRAKFGERALQMGAEWLSSNLEEKERGER, encoded by the coding sequence ATGCCACGAGAGCGTGAATCCCGCGGACGGGTCATTTTTCATATCGACTGCAACTCGTTTTTCGCCAGCTGCGAGATTGCCCGCGATCCGTCGCTTCGGGGAAGGCCGATCGTTGTGGCGGGGGACCCAAAAGAGCGGAGGGGGATCGTGCTGGCGGCCAGTTATGCGGCGAAACAGCAGTTTGGCATCTATACGACGATGCCGCTTACGGAAGCGAAGAAGCGCTGTCCGTCGCTCGTTGTGCGCCCGCCGGATTTCGCCTTTTACCGCGAAATGAGCCGCCGCTTGTTCCAATGGCTGGAGCGTTTCCCGCACGTTTTAGAGCGCGCTTCGATCGATGAAGGCTATTTGGACGTGACCAACCGGGCATCAATCGTTCACCCGCTGGCTTTTGCCCGCCACATCCAACAGGGGCTTTTGGAGCAGCTGTCGATTCCCGTCAGCATCGGAATCGCCCCGAATAAGTTTTTGGCCAAAATGGCAAGCGAGATGAAAAAGCCGCTCGGCATCACGGTGCTGCGCAAACGCGACGTTCCGCACGTCCTTTGGCCGCTTCCGGTTGAACAGATGCATGGTGTCGGCGACAAAACCGCCAGGAAGCTGCAGGCGCTCGGTTTGCGCACGATCGGCGATATGGCGAAGGCTGACCGGACGCTTCTTGAGCGGACGTTTGGCGTCTTTGGCCTGCGCCTTCACGAGCGGGCCAACGGCATCGACCCGCGTCCGGTCGACCCGGAAGCAGCGGAGAAATGGAAGTCGGTCGGGAACTCGACGACGCTGCCGCACGATGCAGACGACGAACAAGAACTGCGGGCCGTTTTGCGCCAGCTGGCCGAATCCGTCAGCGCGCGGATGAAACAAAAGCGGGTCGTCTCGCGGACCGTTCAGTTAACGATCCGCTACCACGATTTTCGCACGATCACCCGCAGCCAAACCGAGGCGGCGCCGTTGCAAACGGCGGACGACCTCTTTCGGGCGGCGGCGCGGCTGTTGAAAAGGCATTGGGACGGACGCCCGGTGCGGCTTCTTGGCGTCGCCGCGCTTCGTGTGTTTGATGAGCGGGAAGAAGGAAAACAGCTCGATTTGTTTCATTATGAAGAGGAAGCGAAAGCTGAAGCGCTTCGAAAGACGGTTGAACAACTGCGGGCGAAATTTGGCGAACGTGCGCTCCAAATGGGGGCGGAATGGCTTTCGTCTAATCTGGAAGAAAAGGAGAGAGGAGAACGGTGA
- a CDS encoding arsenic transporter produces MQERRLVIIDILIVLTFFFTLLLIYWRPKGMHEAIPAAVGAVITLVSGAVSFSNLINISTKVGGAAVTIISTFIMALVLESIGFFHWIAAMLAERANGSGVRLFWYTNALCFLMTLFFNNDGSIIITTPILLLLLKSFQLKKREQFPYLVSGALIATASSAPIGVSNMVNLISLKIIDMSLYAQTAMMFIPATLGLLFLTGMLFAVFYKDLPRTLPPLSVPITPRSFYQHPLRDSAGYDDLNISKQRMKAILLFVLAMRASLFVASYVHIPVEWVALVGSGLLLGWRWYTFKTRPFDVLRKAPWHILVFAFGMYIIVYGLNGAGLGHYFVQQLQPYVSNLFHAIFVMGSMMSVLSNVFNNHPALMIGTLTLAEMHTDPLVLKAAYLAMIIGSDIGALLLPTGTLATLLWLHILQKYRYPLPWSAYTKISLLVIPPTVLFTLAMLYSWIFFLSSVNLL; encoded by the coding sequence ATGCAAGAAAGGAGGCTTGTCATCATCGATATCCTGATCGTGCTTACGTTTTTCTTTACACTCCTGCTCATCTATTGGCGCCCGAAAGGAATGCATGAAGCCATCCCGGCCGCGGTCGGTGCGGTGATCACTCTTGTGAGCGGAGCAGTCAGTTTTTCCAATCTCATCAACATTAGCACCAAAGTAGGCGGCGCAGCGGTCACCATCATCTCCACGTTTATCATGGCGCTTGTGCTCGAGAGCATCGGCTTTTTTCACTGGATCGCCGCCATGTTGGCTGAACGGGCCAACGGCTCCGGTGTTCGGCTGTTTTGGTACACCAATGCGCTTTGCTTTCTCATGACGCTGTTTTTCAACAACGACGGCAGCATCATCATCACAACCCCGATTTTGCTGCTGCTCTTAAAGAGCTTTCAACTCAAAAAGCGAGAACAGTTTCCGTACTTGGTGAGCGGCGCGCTCATCGCCACCGCCTCAAGCGCGCCGATCGGTGTGAGCAACATGGTGAACTTAATTTCGTTAAAGATTATTGATATGAGCCTGTACGCGCAAACAGCGATGATGTTCATCCCTGCTACGCTTGGGCTGCTCTTTTTGACCGGCATGTTGTTTGCCGTTTTTTACAAAGATCTTCCTAGAACACTTCCCCCGCTATCCGTCCCCATCACCCCGCGCTCGTTTTACCAACATCCCCTCCGCGATTCCGCTGGCTATGACGATTTGAACATATCGAAACAAAGGATGAAGGCGATTCTTCTCTTTGTATTGGCAATGCGGGCTAGTTTGTTTGTCGCTTCCTACGTTCATATCCCGGTCGAATGGGTGGCTCTGGTGGGGTCGGGCTTGCTGCTAGGATGGCGGTGGTACACGTTTAAGACGAGGCCATTTGACGTGTTGCGGAAAGCGCCGTGGCACATCCTTGTCTTTGCCTTTGGAATGTATATTATTGTATACGGGTTAAACGGGGCCGGCTTGGGACATTACTTCGTGCAACAATTGCAGCCTTATGTGTCCAATCTGTTTCACGCCATTTTCGTCATGGGAAGCATGATGTCTGTTTTGTCCAATGTATTTAACAACCACCCTGCGCTCATGATCGGAACGTTGACATTGGCCGAAATGCATACCGACCCGCTCGTGCTGAAAGCGGCGTATTTGGCGATGATTATCGGGAGCGATATCGGCGCGCTGCTGTTGCCGACCGGGACGCTCGCAACGTTGCTTTGGCTCCATATCTTACAAAAATACCGCTATCCGCTTCCTTGGTCCGCTTATACGAAAATCTCACTTCTGGTCATTCCGCCGACGGTGTTGTTCACCCTTGCCATGCTGTATAGTTGGATTTTCTTTTTATCATCTGTGAACCTTCTATAA